A part of Cystobacter fuscus DSM 2262 genomic DNA contains:
- a CDS encoding CHAT domain-containing tetratricopeptide repeat protein has product MRQTFRWMTVALCCVVGAAAGETRPDARLEEARHAWEEARTLSQAGNHTDAIARAQHALALQEAVLGKEHLAVADALDKLGGLYEAQGLYPEDRLVFPPELLNENWRAASQFGHALNVLRQGKSAPAMRFHERALKIRETVLGENHPDVARSLQLLADLDYTHGAYGTAEISYDRALALRKAALGENHLEFAESLDGLANLYLAQGFFFGAGRLHSRALAIRVAALGKSHPDVAASLHHLGDVYLGQGKYPRAESLYTRALGILQLAHGENPSQVAGVLDSLAVLYMRQGMYARAEPLFARAITLQETALGKKHHRVATVLAHRALLHAYQEQYERAEPLLERALAMREAALGKNHPLVATCLRELARLRLAQHRFAEAVPLLTRALSISESRLRLDVLGASESRLASALWQLRDEEELLYALVRAAPDDEGVRRLALTAALLRKGRSAAELTSISRSNRGPLGASEQPTLERLNALRSEFATLSLQNRGSLQPAEYQQRLRNLTAVIEALETNLARGSALERIYSTEAPPRPEVVIDRVTQGLPEHGALIEFITCTEGPALPRPGTADTGQPGQSYYLALVLLPNAEVRAVELGPVEPIDRAASLLRDALARRDADFQPLAQALYKLAFRPLLPLLGNARRLFLSPDGQLGLVPFAALHDGRRFLVDSFDFTYLTSGRDLIPRLLEEWTPATSVTVLADPAFTPIPGSMPPNGPAGQFWIPLPGTRQEAEAIQRLIPRARLLLGTKATKEQLLHQRAPGVLHLATHGFFLSDEPAREASRAVGHFGALGEGVLMRLPPDPLLRSGLVLADAGAAAPASSSAAQARPYGGWVTALELAGIDLWGTQLVILSACDTGRGDVRQGQGVYGLRRALILAGAETVVMSLWMVRDDTTSQIMEAYYRNLLEGQGRAVALRNAMRTLREKHPHPHFWAPFIVLGRDTPLSGFGPAPAQAPKP; this is encoded by the coding sequence ATGCGGCAAACATTCAGGTGGATGACGGTCGCGCTCTGCTGTGTCGTGGGAGCGGCGGCCGGTGAGACGCGGCCGGATGCAAGGCTGGAGGAGGCGCGGCATGCCTGGGAGGAAGCGCGGACGCTCTCCCAGGCGGGCAATCACACCGATGCCATTGCGCGGGCTCAGCATGCACTGGCGTTGCAGGAGGCGGTTCTTGGCAAGGAGCACCTCGCGGTGGCTGATGCGCTGGACAAGCTCGGCGGGCTCTACGAAGCCCAGGGCCTGTACCCGGAGGATCGGCTGGTCTTCCCGCCCGAGCTGCTCAATGAGAACTGGCGCGCCGCGTCACAGTTCGGCCACGCGCTCAATGTTCTCCGCCAGGGAAAGTCCGCACCGGCCATGCGTTTCCATGAGCGAGCCCTCAAGATTCGGGAGACGGTCCTCGGCGAGAATCACCCGGACGTCGCTCGTTCACTCCAGCTCCTCGCCGACCTCGATTACACCCATGGCGCGTACGGCACGGCCGAAATCTCCTACGATAGGGCGCTCGCCCTACGGAAAGCTGCCTTGGGCGAGAACCATCTCGAGTTCGCCGAATCGCTCGATGGGCTGGCCAACCTCTATCTGGCCCAAGGGTTCTTCTTTGGGGCCGGGAGGCTCCATTCCCGTGCGCTCGCCATTCGGGTGGCGGCTCTTGGAAAGAGCCATCCAGACGTCGCCGCCTCTCTTCACCACCTCGGTGACGTCTACCTGGGTCAGGGGAAGTACCCGCGGGCCGAGTCGCTCTACACACGTGCGCTCGGCATCCTGCAATTGGCACATGGCGAGAACCCTTCGCAAGTCGCGGGCGTGCTCGACAGCCTCGCCGTGCTCTACATGCGCCAGGGGATGTACGCACGGGCCGAACCGCTCTTCGCGCGTGCGATCACCCTCCAGGAAACAGCTCTCGGCAAGAAGCATCATCGAGTCGCCACGGTGCTGGCCCATCGCGCGCTCCTCCACGCGTACCAGGAGCAATACGAGCGGGCGGAGCCGCTCCTCGAGCGCGCGCTCGCCATGCGGGAAGCGGCCCTCGGCAAGAATCATCCCCTCGTCGCCACCTGTCTGCGCGAGCTCGCTCGACTCCGGTTGGCCCAGCATCGCTTCGCCGAGGCCGTGCCGCTGCTCACCCGGGCACTCTCCATCTCCGAGTCGCGCCTGCGCCTGGATGTGCTCGGCGCCTCCGAGTCCCGGCTGGCCAGCGCCCTGTGGCAGCTGCGCGACGAGGAGGAACTGCTCTATGCGCTCGTGCGAGCCGCTCCAGATGACGAGGGGGTGAGGCGTCTGGCCCTCACCGCCGCGCTGCTACGAAAGGGCCGCTCCGCCGCCGAACTCACCAGCATCTCACGCTCCAACCGCGGCCCTCTGGGTGCGTCGGAGCAACCCACCCTGGAGCGACTGAATGCGCTTCGCTCCGAGTTCGCCACGCTCTCGCTCCAGAACCGAGGCTCGCTTCAACCCGCCGAGTACCAACAACGTCTGCGGAACCTCACGGCCGTGATCGAGGCGCTCGAGACGAACCTCGCCCGCGGCTCCGCGCTCGAGCGCATCTACAGCACCGAGGCACCGCCACGTCCCGAGGTGGTCATCGACCGTGTCACCCAGGGCCTACCCGAGCACGGAGCTCTGATCGAGTTCATCACCTGCACGGAAGGCCCCGCTCTGCCCAGACCAGGAACGGCGGACACCGGGCAGCCGGGTCAATCCTACTACCTGGCACTGGTGCTCCTTCCCAACGCGGAAGTCCGCGCGGTGGAACTTGGACCCGTCGAGCCCATCGATCGCGCCGCCTCGCTCTTGCGCGACGCCCTGGCCCGCCGCGACGCGGACTTCCAACCCCTCGCCCAGGCGCTCTACAAGCTCGCCTTCCGCCCCCTGCTGCCGTTGCTGGGCAATGCCCGCCGCCTCTTTCTCTCGCCGGATGGACAGCTCGGCCTGGTGCCCTTCGCCGCGCTCCACGATGGGCGCCGGTTCCTTGTCGACTCATTCGACTTCACCTATCTCACCTCGGGCAGGGACCTGATCCCTCGCCTCCTCGAGGAGTGGACTCCAGCGACCTCCGTCACCGTCCTGGCGGACCCGGCCTTCACCCCGATCCCGGGCTCGATGCCGCCTAACGGCCCGGCCGGGCAGTTCTGGATCCCCCTGCCTGGCACTCGCCAGGAGGCCGAGGCCATCCAGCGCCTCATTCCGCGGGCGCGGCTCCTGCTCGGGACGAAGGCCACCAAGGAGCAGCTGCTCCACCAGCGTGCTCCCGGAGTGCTCCACCTGGCCACCCACGGCTTCTTCCTGAGCGATGAGCCCGCGCGAGAAGCCTCGCGTGCTGTCGGTCATTTCGGTGCTCTGGGAGAGGGTGTCCTCATGCGGCTTCCCCCAGATCCCCTGTTACGCTCCGGTCTCGTTCTGGCCGACGCGGGCGCCGCGGCGCCAGCCTCTTCCAGCGCCGCTCAGGCCAGGCCCTATGGTGGATGGGTCACCGCCCTGGAACTGGCCGGGATCGACCTGTGGGGCACTCAACTGGTCATCCTCTCCGCGTGCGACACCGGCCGGGGTGATGTCCGGCAGGGGCAGGGAGTCTATGGCCTGCGGCGAGCCCTGATCCTCGCGGGGGCCGAGACGGTGGTCATGAGCCTGTGGATGGTGAGAGACGACACCACCAGCCAGATCATGGAAGCCTATTACCGCAACCTGCTCGAGGGGCAGGGCCGTGCCGTGGCGCTGCGCAACGCCATGCGCACGCTCCGGGAGAAACACCCACACCCCCACTTCTGGGCGCCCTTCATCGTTCTGGGCCGGGACACGCCGCTGAGTGGCTTCGGGCCCGCTCCCGCGCAAGCACCGAAGCCGTAG
- a CDS encoding tetratricopeptide repeat protein, whose product MPRPPRSPPLILGLGVLIAWLGGCHRGVTSSRTPQELEQACASNEGQACAQLGLLHATGEGVGRSDYEAFTLFRKACDNGAAQGCARLADLFMRGQGVDRDIRRASNLFSDACAGGLPSSCVSLGTLYAEGRGVARDDRQAAALFAKACEAGAPEGCWRLGLFLEEGRGVKQDDRQAVKLYEATCEAGEATACFLLGNRYEEGRGVDADPVQAARLYEKACSAGVTGSCHLLAHLYENGRGVARDMGRATTLLKQTCEAGDAAACGDLGGFYANGQGLARDDIQAVTFLEKGCDGGVPLSCVKLSLFYEEGRGVERDEGQAATLLAKACNADDAQGCGLLGFLYAEGKGVARDDRKAASLFEKACTGGQAMACYALGVCYDEGRGVAVDRKRALELTNSACQAGFALACDTTR is encoded by the coding sequence ATGCCACGACCCCCGCGCTCACCACCGCTCATCCTGGGGCTTGGAGTGCTCATCGCATGGCTTGGCGGCTGTCACAGGGGGGTGACGTCCTCTCGGACGCCACAGGAACTCGAGCAGGCATGCGCCTCGAATGAAGGCCAGGCCTGCGCCCAGCTCGGCTTGCTCCATGCGACGGGAGAAGGGGTAGGCCGGAGTGATTACGAGGCCTTCACGCTGTTCCGGAAAGCCTGCGACAACGGTGCCGCCCAGGGGTGCGCGCGGCTCGCCGACCTCTTCATGAGGGGCCAGGGGGTGGATCGGGACATCCGCAGAGCCTCGAACCTCTTTAGCGACGCTTGTGCTGGCGGTCTTCCCAGCAGCTGTGTGTCGCTGGGGACGCTCTATGCCGAGGGCCGGGGCGTCGCTCGGGATGACCGCCAGGCCGCCGCGCTGTTCGCTAAAGCCTGCGAGGCCGGGGCACCCGAGGGCTGTTGGAGGCTGGGCCTCTTCTTGGAGGAGGGCCGCGGGGTGAAGCAGGACGACCGCCAGGCCGTGAAGCTGTACGAGGCGACCTGTGAGGCCGGTGAGGCCACGGCTTGTTTCCTCCTCGGCAACCGCTACGAGGAGGGCCGCGGGGTGGATGCGGATCCGGTTCAGGCCGCCAGGTTGTATGAGAAGGCCTGTTCGGCCGGTGTGACGGGGAGCTGTCACCTGCTCGCCCACTTGTACGAGAATGGCCGCGGGGTAGCCCGGGACATGGGCCGGGCCACCACGCTGTTGAAGCAGACCTGCGAGGCGGGCGATGCAGCGGCGTGCGGTGATCTCGGCGGCTTCTACGCGAACGGACAGGGGCTGGCGCGGGACGACATCCAGGCCGTGACGTTCTTGGAGAAGGGCTGTGACGGCGGGGTGCCTCTGAGCTGCGTCAAACTCAGCCTCTTCTACGAGGAGGGCCGAGGGGTAGAGCGGGACGAGGGCCAGGCCGCGACACTGTTGGCGAAGGCCTGCAACGCGGACGATGCCCAGGGTTGTGGGCTCCTGGGGTTTCTCTATGCGGAGGGCAAAGGGGTGGCTCGGGACGACAGGAAGGCCGCCTCGCTGTTCGAGAAGGCCTGCACGGGAGGCCAGGCCATGGCCTGTTACGCTCTCGGAGTCTGCTATGACGAGGGCCGTGGAGTCGCGGTCGACAGGAAGCGGGCGCTCGAGCTGACCAACAGTGCGTGCCAGGCCGGTTTCGCCCTGGCCTGTGACACCACCAGGTAG
- a CDS encoding BNR-4 repeat-containing protein: MVTSRFLVLSALLLPRLVVAEPFQGLADPGAIIGQLDGVVLEGDQYFLHGWTCQQGVAASLRIHVYAGASAYDEPRGQLVLEGASQFMAESAVGERCGAGNGRYRFHVAIPESVLAAVGGQPLYVHGLRVLGTVQNSALVNSGKIRFPHPLGSAPRGCMSSLWSDNVERNAYPSGNAQGQGQPWVYMAWVWRETPAVETNHSVSVARSQDLVNWYNTCGEKLTLPLTTASHAVVDPIQTNQGVLNNLNVGFDGEGRPVVTYQKYKVVYSADVPPVWTTQVYNARLEGSQWKLHEMTAWKTQHVLEGGGSLPRTSSSVSYSVPRVTNTGAVVQSFGRADADTSGAPASGNWTLSAAGTALSVTPTPGSGIDYDTFTRPVPGLPAEASVKETRAAGWVTPFSLRLMRPRIDKDAIVIRGDWDGDGNRAGLFLRKTRTFVLQRRDGTQRFGFGPATTPFYPLVGDWNQDGLDTIGIVDPVNERYFLQNSLEGGTADISGTGAIASLGATDGPLHWDAQDPALSYYLRWESMPTNRDLPYDCSGRALSVSQPTETTCPDKFLTDLVVWSYDATAKLWRASRVDRAWGGSSATFDFVVFKRHQLVAYYDANRRVKVAIRNGDGAWTYKVLDDQFKGWDSHNYLTLEVDDNHDIHLSGDLHGHALTYWRSRGLVASSFARQPMVGTLETQATYPRFYRGPQGDFLFKYRQGGSGDGEWIINRYDVRTYRWSRLLAQPLFGR; encoded by the coding sequence GTGGTCACGTCGCGCTTTCTCGTCTTGTCCGCTCTGCTGCTTCCACGCCTGGTCGTGGCGGAGCCCTTCCAGGGACTGGCCGACCCCGGCGCCATCATCGGTCAGCTGGACGGCGTGGTGCTCGAGGGCGACCAGTACTTCCTGCACGGGTGGACTTGTCAGCAGGGGGTCGCGGCTTCCTTGCGGATCCATGTCTATGCCGGAGCCTCGGCGTATGACGAGCCCCGGGGCCAGCTGGTCCTCGAAGGGGCCTCGCAATTCATGGCCGAGTCGGCCGTCGGAGAGCGGTGCGGAGCGGGCAACGGACGCTATCGCTTCCACGTGGCCATTCCGGAGAGCGTCCTCGCGGCGGTCGGCGGGCAGCCACTCTACGTCCATGGGCTGCGCGTGCTCGGCACCGTGCAGAACTCGGCCCTCGTGAACTCGGGGAAGATTCGCTTCCCCCATCCGCTCGGGAGCGCACCCCGTGGGTGCATGTCGTCGCTCTGGAGCGACAACGTGGAGAGAAATGCGTATCCCTCGGGCAACGCCCAGGGCCAGGGCCAGCCCTGGGTCTACATGGCCTGGGTGTGGCGGGAGACGCCCGCGGTGGAGACCAATCACAGCGTCTCGGTGGCCCGGAGCCAGGATCTGGTGAACTGGTACAACACCTGCGGGGAGAAGCTCACGCTTCCCCTCACGACCGCGTCCCACGCCGTCGTCGATCCGATCCAGACCAATCAGGGCGTGCTCAACAACCTGAACGTCGGCTTCGATGGCGAGGGCCGCCCCGTCGTGACCTATCAGAAGTACAAGGTTGTCTATTCCGCGGACGTGCCGCCCGTCTGGACCACCCAGGTCTACAACGCCCGGCTCGAGGGCAGTCAGTGGAAGCTTCATGAGATGACCGCCTGGAAGACACAGCACGTGCTCGAGGGCGGCGGCTCCCTGCCGCGCACGTCGTCCTCGGTTTCCTACTCCGTGCCCCGGGTGACGAACACCGGCGCGGTCGTCCAGTCCTTCGGCAGGGCGGATGCCGACACGAGCGGCGCTCCCGCCTCGGGCAACTGGACCCTGTCCGCCGCGGGCACGGCGCTCTCGGTGACGCCCACGCCGGGGTCTGGCATCGACTACGACACCTTCACGCGGCCGGTGCCCGGGCTGCCCGCGGAAGCCAGTGTGAAGGAGACGCGCGCGGCGGGCTGGGTGACCCCTTTCAGCCTGCGCCTCATGCGCCCCCGGATCGACAAGGACGCCATCGTCATTCGCGGCGACTGGGATGGCGACGGCAATCGCGCGGGTCTCTTCCTTCGCAAGACGAGGACCTTCGTCCTCCAGCGCCGGGACGGCACCCAGCGGTTCGGCTTCGGTCCGGCCACCACGCCGTTCTATCCGCTCGTCGGCGACTGGAACCAGGACGGCCTCGACACCATCGGCATCGTCGATCCGGTGAACGAGCGCTACTTCCTCCAGAACAGCCTGGAGGGGGGGACCGCGGATATCTCCGGGACGGGAGCGATCGCGTCACTCGGCGCCACGGATGGACCGCTGCACTGGGACGCTCAGGATCCGGCGCTGAGCTATTACCTGCGCTGGGAGTCGATGCCTACGAACCGGGACCTGCCCTACGATTGCTCGGGACGCGCGCTCTCCGTGTCGCAGCCCACGGAGACGACCTGCCCGGACAAGTTCCTGACGGATCTCGTCGTCTGGAGCTACGACGCGACGGCGAAACTCTGGCGCGCCAGCCGTGTCGACCGGGCCTGGGGCGGGAGCTCCGCCACGTTCGACTTCGTGGTCTTCAAGCGGCACCAGCTCGTCGCCTACTACGACGCCAACCGGCGCGTGAAGGTCGCCATCCGCAATGGCGACGGGGCGTGGACCTACAAGGTCCTCGATGATCAATTCAAGGGCTGGGACAGCCACAACTATCTCACGCTGGAGGTCGACGACAACCACGACATCCACCTGTCGGGCGATCTGCACGGCCATGCGCTCACCTACTGGCGGTCGCGCGGGCTCGTCGCCTCGTCGTTCGCCCGTCAGCCCATGGTGGGAACACTGGAGACGCAGGCCACCTATCCCCGCTTCTACCGGGGCCCACAGGGCGATTTCCTCTTCAAGTACCGGCAGGGGGGCAGCGGAGACGGGGAGTGGATCATCAACCGCTACGATGTCAGGACGTACCGCTGGTCGCGGCTCCTCGCCCAGCCGCTCTTCGGAAGGTAA
- a CDS encoding tetratricopeptide repeat protein: protein MTLALAGLAPIPPELLLVLVVWLLLWDPVHRLLLRLTTWFFNRGAFRAALALTRVLERLPLAAWMRPILRREELYAHSALGRTEKAVSGARDLAVHAKADACLPCANCAINIFINAGLYLEALDIERGWQGPSNPPEPSAARYWALVRFNLVEAVYNLGSWEAASARLSNLEETARGDAFLWNFFPVQRAWLLAHTGRGEEALSALTQVDWRRLPRLYRSEAHFARAASLLAVHRYEEARREARTGLKHALRVSSTRNGLFLLGRIALAEGHPEEALRFFEAGAMHPYQGQGGDGLLAWGDCLAELGRHDEAREAWRLVLTRDKQSGTASRAASRLGLHGPVSGEGKAEVGT from the coding sequence ATGACCCTCGCCCTCGCGGGCCTCGCCCCCATCCCCCCTGAGTTGCTCCTCGTCCTCGTGGTCTGGCTGCTGCTCTGGGATCCGGTGCATCGGCTCCTGCTGCGCCTCACGACCTGGTTCTTCAACCGGGGCGCATTCCGCGCGGCCCTCGCCCTCACCCGAGTCCTGGAGCGCCTTCCCCTCGCGGCCTGGATGAGACCCATTCTGCGGCGGGAGGAACTCTACGCTCACTCGGCGCTCGGCCGCACCGAGAAGGCCGTCTCGGGGGCCCGCGACCTCGCGGTCCATGCCAAGGCGGACGCTTGTCTTCCTTGCGCCAACTGCGCCATCAACATCTTCATCAACGCGGGCCTCTATCTGGAGGCACTCGACATCGAACGGGGCTGGCAGGGTCCGTCCAATCCCCCGGAGCCGTCCGCGGCGCGCTATTGGGCCCTGGTGCGGTTCAACCTCGTCGAGGCCGTCTACAACCTCGGGAGCTGGGAGGCCGCCAGCGCGCGTCTGTCCAACCTGGAGGAGACAGCGCGTGGGGATGCCTTCCTGTGGAACTTCTTCCCCGTCCAACGCGCGTGGCTCCTCGCCCATACCGGACGCGGAGAGGAAGCGCTCAGCGCCCTCACCCAGGTGGACTGGCGGCGCCTGCCCCGGCTGTACCGGAGCGAGGCGCACTTCGCCCGTGCCGCCTCGCTGCTGGCGGTGCATCGGTACGAGGAGGCTCGGCGCGAGGCCCGCACGGGGTTGAAGCACGCTCTCCGGGTGTCGAGCACGCGCAACGGGCTGTTCCTGCTCGGGCGCATCGCCCTGGCGGAGGGGCACCCGGAAGAGGCCCTGCGCTTCTTCGAGGCTGGTGCCATGCACCCCTACCAGGGTCAGGGGGGAGATGGCCTGCTGGCCTGGGGGGACTGCCTCGCGGAGCTCGGCCGTCATGACGAGGCTCGGGAGGCCTGGCGGCTCGTCCTCACGCGAGACAAACAGAGTGGTACGGCCTCGCGGGCGGCTTCGCGGCTCGGGCTCCACGGGCCGGTTTCGGGAGAGGGGAAAGCCGAGGTGGGCACGTGA
- a CDS encoding M35 family metallo-endopeptidase — translation MSKSLGGNFKWLVGGIVGVSLLGACGAPAEGEDGSVLQDQATGDVTVSLSVAKSSLSAREDVSVAVTFTNTSSQPVRLLKFYVPDGHLKEGLFEVTRNGEPVEYIGPEIKRAAPTAQDYITLAPGESLTGSAPVSGMYDLSESGSYTIRYAARSLDQHSALLSKAAQLDSNLVSLWIEGRESGQPELQAQGTVSAQGLSYSGSCTTSEQSSISTAVANATSYANSASSYLNGISSGTTRYTTWFGAYSSTNLSTARSHFTSIKSAFATAAIVVDCSCSDSYYAYVYPASPYKIYVCNAFWSAPATGTDSKAGTLVHEMSHFNVVAATDDWAYGQSSAKSLASSSPSKALDNADNHEYFAENTPALP, via the coding sequence GTGAGCAAGAGCCTTGGCGGTAACTTCAAGTGGCTGGTGGGCGGAATCGTCGGTGTGTCCCTGCTGGGCGCGTGTGGCGCTCCGGCGGAGGGCGAGGATGGCTCCGTGCTCCAGGACCAGGCCACTGGCGACGTGACGGTGAGCCTGTCCGTGGCGAAGTCGTCGCTGAGCGCTCGCGAGGACGTGTCGGTGGCGGTCACCTTCACCAACACCTCGTCCCAGCCGGTGCGGCTGCTCAAGTTCTACGTGCCGGATGGGCACCTCAAGGAGGGCCTGTTCGAGGTCACCCGCAACGGCGAGCCGGTGGAGTACATCGGCCCTGAGATCAAGCGCGCGGCGCCGACCGCCCAGGACTACATCACCCTGGCACCCGGCGAGAGCCTGACGGGCTCGGCGCCCGTGTCGGGCATGTATGACCTGTCCGAGTCTGGCAGCTACACCATCCGCTATGCCGCGCGCTCGCTGGATCAGCACAGCGCGCTCCTCTCCAAGGCCGCCCAGCTCGACTCCAACCTCGTGAGCCTGTGGATCGAGGGCCGTGAGAGCGGCCAGCCCGAGCTCCAGGCGCAGGGCACCGTGTCGGCCCAGGGCTTGTCGTACTCGGGCTCCTGCACCACCTCGGAGCAGTCGTCGATCAGCACCGCGGTGGCCAACGCCACTTCGTACGCGAACAGCGCGTCGTCCTACCTCAACGGCATCTCCTCGGGCACCACGCGCTACACCACCTGGTTCGGCGCCTACTCGAGCACCAACCTGTCCACGGCTCGCAGCCACTTCACCAGCATCAAGAGCGCCTTCGCCACCGCGGCGATCGTGGTCGACTGCAGCTGCAGCGACAGCTACTACGCCTACGTGTATCCGGCCTCGCCGTACAAGATCTACGTGTGCAACGCCTTCTGGAGCGCTCCCGCCACGGGCACGGACTCCAAGGCCGGCACCCTGGTCCACGAGATGAGCCACTTCAACGTGGTGGCGGCCACGGATGACTGGGCCTACGGCCAGAGCTCGGCCAAGAGCCTCGCGTCCTCCAGCCCCTCCAAGGCCTTGGACAACGCAGACAACCACGAGTACTTCGCGGAAAACACCCCCGCGCTGCCGTAG
- a CDS encoding ankyrin repeat domain-containing protein encodes MSVKPNADATQALLSLCEDKKRWNQELNAAAVRKLVAEGADVNARGQYGLTPLHLTVRAPYTKTEPLPGVDVVRALIEAGGDVNARDDHARTPLLQAVPNEDDATHERRALELFQVLRAAGAKVPSDVKDGRAGAFAWTCPSIYTELLDAGAAIDVRDDNQQTPLHRAAARGRAPIVEILLARGAEVNAIDGLGRTPLGVALREQKKPWVKANNRTAGFNAVAKVLERAGGKPSVHYERRDDPFAPFPVDGAAVRAALSKHGKFRFEFEVDSAQEVATGLHSYGEPAESLARLTALRDVLGVPPNSLRLAGPLTLKSAFFHHGDLEVGGDLHIHRPFAVTGNLLVHGVVNDNGNDSLVNVLGDVKCHALYTDGEFSVAGDIEARDVVLGYYNDHILTASTIKARVVIEDEHSTDASVEAEHHFDLDTYSQGYGEGVPEQLRELFVDEVLRVEDEEARLDNGALFDRIRKGLPVFRK; translated from the coding sequence ATGTCAGTGAAGCCGAATGCGGACGCGACCCAAGCCCTTCTCTCACTCTGTGAGGACAAGAAACGTTGGAACCAGGAACTCAACGCCGCGGCCGTGCGGAAGCTGGTCGCCGAGGGCGCGGACGTGAACGCGCGCGGCCAGTATGGCCTGACGCCCCTGCACCTCACCGTGCGCGCTCCCTACACGAAGACGGAGCCGCTCCCCGGCGTCGACGTGGTGCGCGCGCTCATCGAAGCGGGCGGGGACGTGAATGCGCGCGATGACCATGCGCGGACTCCGCTGCTGCAAGCGGTCCCCAACGAGGACGATGCGACCCACGAGCGCCGTGCCCTGGAGCTCTTCCAGGTGCTGCGCGCGGCGGGTGCGAAAGTTCCCTCCGACGTGAAGGACGGGCGCGCTGGCGCGTTCGCCTGGACCTGCCCGTCCATCTACACGGAGTTGCTCGACGCGGGAGCGGCCATCGACGTTCGTGACGACAACCAGCAGACTCCGCTCCACCGGGCGGCCGCGCGAGGTAGAGCCCCCATCGTGGAGATATTGCTCGCGCGGGGCGCCGAGGTGAATGCCATCGACGGGCTCGGCCGCACGCCGCTCGGTGTCGCGCTGCGCGAGCAGAAGAAGCCCTGGGTCAAGGCGAACAATCGCACGGCGGGGTTCAACGCCGTCGCCAAGGTGCTGGAGCGCGCGGGAGGAAAGCCGAGCGTCCACTACGAGCGCCGCGACGACCCCTTCGCGCCCTTCCCTGTCGACGGTGCGGCGGTCCGCGCCGCGCTGTCGAAGCACGGGAAGTTCCGCTTCGAGTTCGAGGTCGACTCGGCACAGGAGGTCGCCACCGGGCTCCACAGCTACGGCGAGCCAGCGGAGTCCCTGGCGCGCCTCACGGCGCTTCGGGACGTGCTCGGAGTTCCGCCGAACTCCTTGCGTCTGGCCGGCCCCCTGACGCTGAAGAGTGCCTTCTTCCATCACGGTGACCTGGAGGTGGGCGGCGATCTCCACATCCACCGGCCGTTCGCGGTGACAGGCAACCTCCTCGTCCACGGCGTGGTGAATGACAACGGCAATGACTCGCTCGTCAATGTGCTCGGCGACGTGAAGTGCCACGCGCTCTATACGGACGGCGAGTTCAGCGTCGCGGGCGACATCGAGGCTCGAGACGTGGTGCTCGGCTACTACAACGACCACATCCTGACCGCGAGCACCATCAAGGCACGGGTCGTCATCGAGGACGAGCACTCCACCGATGCCTCCGTCGAGGCCGAGCACCACTTCGACCTGGACACGTATTCCCAGGGCTACGGCGAGGGCGTTCCCGAGCAGCTGCGCGAGCTGTTCGTCGACGAGGTGCTCCGCGTGGAGGACGAGGAGGCCCGGCTCGACAATGGCGCGCTCTTCGACCGCATCCGCAAGGGGCTTCCCGTCTTCCGGAAGTAG
- a CDS encoding endonuclease/exonuclease/phosphatase family protein — protein MLELLSSAVLSLLLSLGLMSSTRPEQMQELAVTTTTVATHNTLHGSADFKPLADIIGWQEVDTDAGHSKLGALEYYEHYRPGEGRLDARNSIAISWRKNKYEKTGDGSLLTHGGEAGVTPARFVNWVVLKNKDTGAKLAFINTHYISGAWNGEHPERQERWRTHNDVVREVVADLLSRGLPVVLVGDFNRQLSQDIPGMNHLRTAGVDGVPIDQIYVSRGIGTGPAERLEKYGSDHFAYTATVQY, from the coding sequence ATGCTCGAACTCTTGTCATCGGCCGTCCTCAGCCTGCTGCTCTCCCTGGGGCTCATGTCCTCCACCCGCCCGGAGCAGATGCAGGAACTCGCGGTCACGACGACCACTGTCGCGACCCACAACACCCTTCACGGGAGCGCGGACTTCAAGCCGCTCGCGGACATCATTGGCTGGCAGGAGGTGGACACCGACGCGGGCCATTCCAAGCTCGGTGCGCTCGAGTACTACGAGCACTACCGTCCTGGCGAGGGCCGGCTCGACGCCCGCAACTCCATCGCCATCTCATGGCGCAAGAACAAGTACGAGAAGACGGGAGACGGCTCCCTGCTCACGCACGGAGGTGAGGCCGGAGTGACGCCCGCGCGCTTCGTGAACTGGGTGGTGCTGAAGAACAAGGACACCGGCGCGAAGCTGGCGTTCATCAACACCCATTACATCTCCGGCGCATGGAACGGTGAGCACCCCGAGCGCCAGGAGCGCTGGCGGACGCACAACGACGTGGTGCGCGAGGTCGTCGCGGATCTGCTCTCGCGGGGGCTGCCCGTCGTCCTGGTGGGCGACTTCAACCGTCAGCTCTCGCAGGACATCCCGGGGATGAACCACCTGCGGACGGCGGGTGTCGACGGCGTGCCCATCGACCAGATCTACGTCAGCCGTGGTATCGGCACCGGTCCCGCCGAACGCCTGGAGAAGTATGGCTCCGACCACTTCGCCTACACCGCGACCGTCCAGTACTGA